In the Dyella humicola genome, TAGGTCTGCTTTGCATGAACAGGATTGCGCGTCGAGTTGCTGCCGTATTCGCACTTCTGACGGCAATGATCTTCCCGGTCGGCTATATCAATCCCTTCAATGCGATGGACCATCTTGGCGCCAGTCCACCGCCCCTGGCAGGAATCTTGGTGTGGATGCTGCCATTGGTCACTGGGTTGCTACTGCTCGCCTGGCTGTTAGACCCCCTCGGAGTCGTACACCACGCGGTACTGAAAGCGCTTAATGTCATGTCCGCTCCCGACCCGTAACGGACGCGGTGCACGCTGACTCGCTGGACTCGCGAATCGAAGGAACCGAATGAAGAAGAGCCCCATCTTGGAAAAATTGTTGGAAGTCGCCGATGGAGACACTGACACCCTCCGGGAGCTGGATAGTAACGGCGACGATTTCAGTATTCCGCGGGAGGTGGAATTCATGCTGTTGGCCGACTCGAAGGAAAGCGCGGACAACGCGGCCGACATCATCAATGACTTCAAATACGGCACGGCTGAGGTCCTGAGCGAAGAGGGGGTTTACAGCGTTCAGGTGGTCATCTTCATGCCCGTGATGCAGAACGTAATCCTCTCGATTTCTGGATTCATGCAGTGCTTCGCTCAATCCTTTGGCTTGAAATATGATGGATGGGGATGCATGGTCCAGAAGGGTTGAGATGTCCGCTTCCGACCCGGAGCGGACATTTCGGTTTGTGTTGAAATGGCCCCTGGATTTTCGACTGCTGGGGACGGCGCAAGTGGGTGGGTAAGTGTGGGCGAATTTTTGGGCGATGCCAAAACTGCTTAGATTCATGACGGGTCACGCGTTCGCGTGCGTGATTTTTCTTATCGTGTCCGTCGTGCCGAACGAATCCTTCGCTATTAATGGACGTCACGTCTCCCAGGCGGAATGGTGGAGCAGCGGAGCCGGGTTCTTTGCATCCATCATCGGCATCTTTGGTCTGGCGGCCGGTGTGGCCATTCTTAGGAAGAAGCCTTGGGCGCGCATGGCCTATCTTGGCTTTGCAACCATCGGACTAGTCATTCCTTATCCAATCTTTGGGAACTGGGTACTTGGATTGGTCGGTGCACTGGTTGTGGTAGCCGCCGGGCTTTATCTGTTCAAGATCAAGGCGGTTGTCGCGTATTTCGAACAAGAGGCACGCGTGCAAGTTGGTAGCTGAACCGAGGGTCCGCTTACGACCCATAGCGGACCCACCAGGTTAGAAGACCATACGTGCTTCCGTATTACTCTCGTCGCGAAGAGTTTCCCATGAAGATTGACGCGGTCCGAAAGTACGTGATGGCGCTCGAGGCGGTGACCGAAGAACCGCATCATCAGTCATCGTCGTTTCGGGTACGGGGAAAGATCTTCGTCACGGTTCCACCCTGCAGGGACGTTATTCACGTCTTTGTGGGCGAAGAGGACCGTGAGACTGCGTTGGCGCTGTATCCCAATTTTGTCGAAAAGCTGCTGTGGGGAGGCAAGGTTGTTGGTTTGCGAGTGGTGCTGGCGTCGGCCAGCGCCAATGCGGTGAAGTCACTGGTCAGCAAGGCGTATGAGACACGTGTACTGAAAGATGCGGGCGCAAAATCCCCTAAACCAAGCCGCTTTTGATGCCTGCCTCCGACCCATAGCGGACCTAAGCGGCAAGTGACCGACCACAGGGGTGGTATGGAAGAAACCAACGATTTATTAGAAGCCATTCGTTCGTTAAACAGCAGATTTCGCGTCGTGCAAAGTGATTCGCAACGCTTTGAGTTGGCTTTGACACGCGTTGTCCTTGCGGGCACGGAGGGCTCCTACGTCATAGGTTTCACGTCACCTCGAGGTGGCTGGGCAATGGAGTGGGATTCAGCGCACTCCAAATGGATCGATCGTCCCGAACTTTCCAGTCCCACATCAGGGCTCATCGCCGAGGCTTTTGTGAAGCAGGTTTCAAGCGGTTACTCGGTGAGCTTTTCAGATCGCAGGAACCCGTTAGTGCGGTGGGGATTCACTGCTGACGCGATCTCAATTCGCCCGGCGGTTCAGGACTGATCATTCATACAGGTTGGGCGGCTCGCTGCCGCCTTGAAGGTCCGCTACCGACCCGTAGCGGACCTAATAGGAACGTGCACTTGGCTAAAGATCTGGACGCGGGGGTGATCCGAGCCAGGGCCGGTAGCGAAGGTGAATTGTTTCGAGCATCCAGGCCGCCTCTGGCTCGGGGTGGTTACGTGAAGCTCTCAGCCAAGATGCAAACGGCAGCCAGTAACGACTCAAATGGGAGCTCGTTGTCGGCACCAAGGAAGTAGACGCGGCACCTGGCAAGCATTGAGTGAACCTCATGGTGGTCGTCCA is a window encoding:
- a CDS encoding ribonuclease E inhibitor RraB; translation: MKKSPILEKLLEVADGDTDTLRELDSNGDDFSIPREVEFMLLADSKESADNAADIINDFKYGTAEVLSEEGVYSVQVVIFMPVMQNVILSISGFMQCFAQSFGLKYDGWGCMVQKG
- a CDS encoding MmcQ/YjbR family DNA-binding protein, with translation MKIDAVRKYVMALEAVTEEPHHQSSSFRVRGKIFVTVPPCRDVIHVFVGEEDRETALALYPNFVEKLLWGGKVVGLRVVLASASANAVKSLVSKAYETRVLKDAGAKSPKPSRF